From a region of the bacterium genome:
- a CDS encoding SDR family oxidoreductase, whose product MSKQGRVALVTGGGRGVGRAIALGLAEDGADIAVNYRRDEAAAKETVEAIRALGREARAYAASVDDYEADAAMVDAVIRDFGHIDILVNNAGIASRGQSVADTDPVELERVIRIHALGPHQLCQLVLPSMRTQPRGDIVMISSVATLYHGANGAPYSMGKAAMESLAFTLAKEERPNGIHVNVVAPGLIETEMGRRLMKATAGVDDLRQLDASMPFGHVCSPEEVAAVVRFLVSDAARYVTGEKINVHGGGS is encoded by the coding sequence ATGTCGAAACAAGGACGCGTTGCATTGGTGACGGGCGGGGGGCGCGGTGTGGGCCGCGCCATCGCTCTCGGGTTGGCTGAAGATGGCGCCGATATCGCCGTGAACTACAGGCGAGATGAAGCGGCTGCCAAGGAGACAGTCGAGGCCATTCGCGCACTCGGCCGCGAGGCGCGGGCCTACGCCGCCTCGGTGGACGACTACGAGGCCGATGCGGCCATGGTCGATGCGGTCATCCGGGATTTCGGACACATCGACATCCTCGTGAACAACGCCGGCATCGCGAGCCGCGGGCAGAGCGTCGCGGACACCGATCCGGTCGAGCTGGAACGGGTCATCCGTATTCACGCGCTCGGGCCCCATCAGTTGTGTCAGCTCGTCCTGCCGAGCATGCGCACGCAGCCTCGGGGAGACATCGTGATGATCTCGAGCGTTGCGACGCTCTATCACGGCGCCAACGGTGCGCCCTACAGCATGGGCAAGGCCGCCATGGAATCGCTGGCCTTCACGCTCGCGAAAGAGGAGCGACCCAACGGCATCCACGTGAATGTGGTCGCGCCGGGCTTGATCGAGACCGAGATGGGCCGTCGGTTGATGAAGGCAACCGCTGGGGTCGATGATCTTCGCCAGCTCGATGCTTCGATGCCCTTTGGCCACGTCTGCAGCCCCGAAGAGGTTGCGGCGGTCGTGCGTTTTCTCGTGTCGGATGCCGCCAGGTACGTGACAGGCGAGAAGATCAATGTTCACGGTGGTGGCT
- a CDS encoding sigma-54-dependent Fis family transcriptional regulator yields the protein MKPRIAILDDETRLVGILEMLLRREGYDAIGFGDPERAIESLAEGRFDLLLTDLRMPGLDGIQVLERVREIDPSLPVIVLTAHASIETAIRAVRLGAFDYVEKPFDNDGLRTLVARALEHTRLRRENQHLRAELGREQGSETIVAESTAMADVLDVVRRAARSDATVLVTGESGTGKERIARAVHVLSERVGGPFVAVNCKALAPGVLESELFGHERGAFTGAERARPGLFERAHGGTLFLDEIGEVSEEFQAKLLRVLQEKRVYRVGGETEHEVDTRIVAATNRDLKAEIEGGRFREDLYFRLAVIPIHLLPLRERPEDLLPLARRFFASASRERIPPLEGWSDEAQAWMLQHAWPGNARELENAIERGVVLARGPRIELEDLLPGEPPSPLPADGAPPEESLRDYLDRLTGERIREVLRTSGGSRQETAARLQIDRTTLYRWTQRLGIKD from the coding sequence TTGAAGCCTCGCATCGCGATTCTCGATGACGAGACCCGGCTCGTGGGCATCCTCGAAATGCTGCTGCGCAGGGAAGGATACGATGCGATCGGCTTTGGCGATCCGGAGCGAGCGATCGAATCCCTCGCCGAGGGTCGTTTCGACCTGTTGCTCACCGATCTCCGCATGCCGGGCCTGGATGGGATCCAGGTGCTCGAGCGGGTTCGGGAGATCGACCCAAGCCTGCCCGTGATCGTGCTGACGGCCCATGCCAGCATCGAAACGGCGATCCGCGCAGTCCGGCTGGGCGCCTTCGACTATGTGGAAAAGCCCTTCGACAACGATGGCCTGAGAACTCTCGTCGCCCGGGCGCTCGAACACACCCGCCTGCGCCGGGAGAACCAACACCTGCGTGCCGAGCTTGGCCGAGAGCAGGGGTCGGAAACGATCGTGGCCGAAAGCACCGCCATGGCCGACGTGCTCGACGTCGTGCGCCGTGCGGCACGAAGCGACGCGACGGTGCTGGTCACCGGCGAGAGCGGGACCGGCAAGGAACGAATCGCCCGGGCCGTCCACGTCCTCTCCGAGCGAGTCGGCGGGCCCTTCGTCGCCGTGAATTGCAAAGCCCTTGCACCGGGCGTGCTCGAGAGCGAGCTCTTCGGCCACGAACGCGGCGCCTTCACGGGCGCCGAACGCGCGCGTCCAGGCCTCTTCGAGCGCGCCCACGGAGGGACGCTCTTTCTCGACGAGATCGGCGAGGTCTCCGAGGAGTTCCAGGCCAAGCTGCTGCGCGTGCTCCAGGAGAAACGCGTCTACCGGGTTGGCGGCGAAACCGAACACGAGGTGGACACCCGCATCGTCGCCGCGACGAATCGGGATCTCAAAGCCGAGATCGAAGGGGGCCGCTTCCGGGAAGACCTCTACTTCCGGTTGGCGGTCATTCCGATCCACCTCCTCCCATTGCGAGAGCGGCCCGAGGATCTGCTGCCTCTGGCGCGGCGATTCTTCGCCTCGGCAAGCCGGGAACGCATCCCGCCCCTCGAAGGCTGGAGCGATGAAGCCCAGGCCTGGATGCTGCAGCACGCGTGGCCGGGGAATGCCCGAGAGCTCGAGAACGCCATCGAACGGGGCGTCGTGCTGGCCCGGGGCCCACGCATCGAACTCGAAGATCTGCTCCCCGGTGAGCCACCGAGCCCGCTGCCGGCAGATGGGGCGCCGCCCGAAGAGAGCCTACGCGACTACCTCGATCGCCTGACCGGCGAACGCATCCGCGAGGTCCTGCGCACCAGCGGAGGCAGCCGCCAGGAGACCGCCGCTCGCTTGCAGATCG
- a CDS encoding DUF2834 domain-containing protein, with product MTRIAALSLALVGFLILTDIAILEHGYVGFFEAMLANGATRLAMLDLSIVLVLFTIWQWSDARERSLPFWPYAALSLTIGAAGPLAYLIHRTVREERSVPATA from the coding sequence ATGACCCGAATCGCAGCCCTCTCCCTTGCCCTCGTCGGCTTCCTGATCCTGACCGACATCGCCATTCTCGAACACGGCTACGTCGGCTTCTTCGAGGCGATGCTCGCGAATGGCGCAACCCGTCTCGCCATGCTCGACCTCAGCATCGTGCTCGTCCTCTTCACGATCTGGCAGTGGAGCGACGCCCGCGAGAGGTCGCTGCCGTTCTGGCCCTACGCCGCCCTCAGTCTGACGATCGGCGCGGCAGGCCCGCTCGCCTACCTGATCCATCGCACGGTACGAGAGGAGCGGAGCGTACCCGCAACCGCCTGA
- a CDS encoding class I SAM-dependent methyltransferase encodes MNRRSLLFVLLAVALATSPGCAWLKRQMYAGGDRDAWQQPDRVVSSLGFAADARVADLGAGGGYFTFRLADAVKDGRVYAVDIDPSMTAYIESKAKEDGYTNVSVVVADAEDARLPEPVDWVFTSNTFHHLPDQAAYFARLKNHLKPGGRVAVVEYAPREGWSLLGDHATAKDAIVAAFSEAGYRLDADHSFLDRQSFLVFAVDER; translated from the coding sequence ATGAACCGTCGAAGCCTTCTCTTCGTCCTACTCGCCGTTGCGCTCGCCACCAGCCCCGGCTGCGCGTGGCTCAAGCGACAGATGTACGCGGGGGGCGACCGGGATGCGTGGCAGCAACCGGACCGGGTCGTCAGCAGCCTGGGATTCGCCGCGGATGCACGGGTCGCGGACCTCGGGGCCGGCGGCGGCTACTTCACCTTCCGCCTGGCCGACGCCGTAAAGGACGGGCGGGTCTATGCCGTCGATATCGACCCCTCGATGACGGCCTACATCGAGAGCAAGGCCAAGGAGGATGGCTACACGAACGTGAGCGTGGTTGTGGCGGACGCCGAAGACGCGAGGCTGCCGGAGCCCGTCGATTGGGTCTTCACGAGCAACACCTTCCACCATCTTCCCGACCAGGCCGCCTACTTCGCGCGATTGAAGAACCACCTGAAGCCTGGCGGTCGCGTGGCCGTCGTGGAGTATGCGCCCCGCGAGGGCTGGTCCCTGCTGGGCGACCACGCGACCGCCAAGGACGCGATCGTTGCTGCGTTTTCCGAGGCTGGCTACCGGCTCGACGCAGACCACAGCTTCCTGGATCGCCAGAGTTTCCTGGTGTTCGCAGTCGACGAGCGCTGA